GCATGGGTATTGATCTGGTTAATCTGAGGCGGAGTTGCTAAATAGCTATCAAGGTGTTGTTCAACGAGGGTGTTGACTTTTACCATTAACTGATTAGCAAGCTCATTGACTGCTCTTTCGCCATTTTTCCAAGAAAGATAACCCACTAGTCCCACCGCGCCAAATACTTGGATGACAAAGGGGACAATGAGGATGAGCTGCAAAGGTAATTTATGCGAATGATGAACACCAGGATGCTTCATGCTTTTCGGTTTTCTACTGCTGGGAAAGTGTATAGTATTTTTCCTGCATTAGTTTGCCCATTCTCCCAGCTTTGATATCATTAACCTAACCTGCTACGACTCAAGCGCTACAGGTATATTACGGCGGGTTTCAATATACTAGGATTTATATATTGACAAAAACAATCAAATATGTAATTAAGTTTATTTGCATATTTAGTTACTCAGTTTATTACTTTAGATAGATACATAATTTTGCAACTGTAATTACACAGATAATTTCTTATCTAGGACTCTAGCAAGTTAACTGTGATACTTTGTTCTTCGTGAGGACTGAAGTCCTGACTAACAACAAAGTATCACAAACCACGCACAATTAACTTGTCAGAGTACTAGGACTATAACCCCCTGCCAATTTTGATAGGCAAAAGAAGAAGCCGCACCATACTGCGTAGGTTTTGAGGGTTAAAAGTATTTAACAATACCCAGGTATTCACGTAAGCCAATTCCCAGACCAGCTTTGAAGAAATTGTAAATTCTCAAATGTAATTCAGTAAACCTGCTTTACAGACCTAGATAGTGTAAATAAGAATAATAATCTCAGCGAAGTAAAATTCCTGAATCCAGCCCGTTCATACTGTCATAGGTAAAAATAGTGAGTAGAGGAGAAATAAAACGATGAGGGACCTTTATCTGTTGGCAGCAAGTTTGTTAACAGGATGGGCAATACCAGCATCGACTCTTCCACATCTGTCGATTATCCTGCCAGAAAATTCTCGAATCCAGTCGAATTTCCAACAGGTTTCGCAGCTAACAATAGGTGAGAGAATCATTTCCCCTGTGGATATATCATTATCGCAATTGAGTAATCAGGCTTTGCAACCCCTAAAGCCATTACCAGTGTCAAGAGCATCATTACTTAACCCCAGTGCTAAAATATCTAGCCGTGTACTGGTATCTGGTAGTCAACTTTACTACCAAAGATTAGCGGCTCTGAAAACAGGTCAGATTTATAAACGTGTCGATGATGATAGCTTGCAATCATTATGGGAGTCAGGCAAAAAGAGTCAACTAACCTATGAGGACTGGAAAAATTTATTAGCTTTGGAAGCCAAAGCACTAGCCCAAGGTCAAGGCGCAAATCATCTCAGCATCTTAGTAGGTGATTCTTTGAGCATGTGGTTTCCCAAAGAAAAACTGCCTGCTGGTAAAATTTGGCTGAATCAGGGTATATCTGGAGACACTTCAAATGGTATCTTCAAAAGATTAGTGGCATTTTCAGCAACTCGACCGGATGTAATCTACATCATGGCGGGAATCAATGACTTACGCAAGGGTACTACTGATGAAGTAATTTTGCGTAATCATCGCCAGATTATGCGCCGCTTACGCCAGACTCACCCAAAAGCGGAAATTATTATCCAATCAATTTTGCCTACTCGCCTACCGACAATTCCCAATAGACGAATTCGTCATCTTAACGCACAATTAGCCGTCATCGCCAAAGAAGAAGGAGCTAATTATCTGAATATCCATAATTGGTTTACAGACTTTGAAGGAAATTTGCGCTTTGATCTAACCACAGATGGATTACATCTGTCGCCAGAGGGGTATGATGTTTGGCGCGCGGCACTAGAGCAAATGGAATTAAAGTTAACTAAGCGGTAAAACTGAGCGATTTTTGACACTCCTCTACCTGAAGGCGAGAGAATTCTGAAAAAGTAAAGCTTTAGTAAACCTTAATTCGTAATGGCTGTGCCAAACAGCCTCTAAACATTCCGGTAAAACCATTCTGCTTACTTTAATTTTCTGATGAAAGTCACTCATAGCGATTTAATTGCCATCCGTTCTGTCATTGAACGCCAACTGCAGGCCTTTCAACAGGACGATTCTGTACGCGCATTTGCTTTTGCTAGTCCGGAAATTCAAGTGCAATTCCGTAGCCCAGAAAACTTTCTGCAGATGGTAAAGTTGGGCTATCCGGCGGTTTATCGTCCTCGGTCTGTATTATTTGAGGAAATCACAACCATTCAGGGATTTGTAACTCAGCCAGTGTTGTTACTTGCTCCTGATGGAGTTCCCGTAAGAGGATTGTATTTGATGGAAAAACAGCCCGATGCTACCTGGAAAATTAACGGGTGCTTTCTCGTTCCTGTGGAAGCCGAGATTATTTAATTTGGGGATTGGGTTGAGTCAGAACTTCTTGATTTAAAACCTGATTTAATTTACCGCTGCGATAACCTTCTAAATCCAGAGTTACGTAGATAAATCCCAAATTTTGGAATGCGGAAACTACGGAAGTTAAATCCGTCATTAACACAAAATCTTTAATTTGTTCTGGAGGTAATTCAATTCGTGCTGTATCGCCAACGGATCGCACGCGCAAATTTTTCACACCCAGCTTTCGCAAGAAAATTTCTGCTCGACCAACTCGTTGTAACTTAGCGATAGTAATCTCTTCTCCATAGGGGAAACGGGAACTGAGACAGGGTTGAGCTGGTTTATCCCACCAAGGTAAACCAAGTTGTTGCGAAAGTTCACGGACTTCGGCTTTACTAACACCGATTTCAGCTAAAGGCGATCGCGCACCTCTTTCTGACGCAGCCTGAATTCCTGGGCGATAATCGTGCAAATCATCAGCATTCACGCCATCCACCACATAGGGATAACCCAACTCCATTGCTAAAGGCTTGAGAGTATCGTGCAATTCGCTTTTGCAAAAATAACAGCGATTTACAGGGTTAGAGGTGTAATTGGGATTTTCCATCTCATGAGTCTCGACGATTTTATGAGGAATCCCAATAGTCGCGGCTTGAATTGTCGCATCTTCCAACTCTTCTGGCAACAGCGAGGGAGAAACAGCCGTCACAGCCAAAGCGCGATCGCCCAACACATCATAAGCAATCTTCGCAACCAAAGTACTATCAACGCCCCCAGAGTAAGCAATCAACGCCTGCTCCATTTCGCCAAATAAAGCTTTTAGTCCTTCAAGTTTTTCTGTCAGCATCATTTCCAAATTCCTGCCCAAAACCCTATACCACCCAACACATACTATTGTAGTCAGTTGTCATTTGTCATTTGTCAGTTGTCAGTTGTCATTACTCATTACTCATTACTCATTACTCATTACTCATTACTTATCCCCCCAATCCCCAATCCCCAATCCCCTATGTCACTGGTTGACTATATTTTGCTAACAAATTTCCTAACAGCGGTAAATCAATCGGCTTACAAATATAATCATTGACACCAGCAGCCAGACAAATTTCGCGATCGCCTTTCATGGCCATAGCTGTTTGGGCAATTATCGGAATCATCCGATACTGCTGATTTTCTCGCAGCTGCTGCACTAGGTCGAGTCCATTTTCATCTGGCAGGTGTACATCGATTAAAATTACTGCTGGAACTAACTTTGTCAGCACTTCCCACATTTTGGCAGCATTTTCTACCAAAGTCACTTGATAGCCCAATCTACCTAGGTAAACTTCCATCATTTTGGCGTTGGGTACGTCATCTTCCAGTAATAAAATTTCTCTAGACGAACTTGGGGTGATGGGTACAGGTGATGAAGATGAGGAGGGAGTTGCTTCGCCATCTGATTGATCTGGCTCATTTTCGCCTACTGCGGCCATTGGCGTCAGGGGAAGTACGATGATAAACTTCGAGCCGCGATCAATTTCCGATTCCACTTCCACATAACCACCGTGAATCTGAGCCAGTTTCAAAGTCACCGCTAACCCTAAACCGGTGCCTTCCTCGCGACTAGTGTGGGGGTTAGCAATTTGGAAATAGGGTTGAAATAGTTGAGCCTGGTCTTCTTTGGAGATGCCAGCACCAGTATCCCAAACTGTGAAATGTACAAATTCACCTATACCAAAGACCTTTAAGCCAACAGTTCCTGTATTAGTAAATTTTAGCGCGTTAAAAAGGAGATTCAACAGCATTTGCTTGAGTCGCAAGGGGTCAGCTACCAGGTTGGTGACATTCGGGTCTATATCTAGGAGCAATTTCAATCCCTTATTTGCTGCCTTTTCTTTCACCAGTGCTAAAACATTACGACACAAAGCAGGCACATTCACTGTTTCCCACTGCACTTCGAGCTGATTGGCTTCAATCTTCGAGAGATCCAAAATATCGTTAATCAGCGCTAACAGGTGCTTACCGCTGGACTGAATGATATTTAAATACTCTTGATGGCGTTCTTTGGCGGGATCGTAGCCTTGCGCCAAGAGCAAGTGCGTGAACCCGATAATGGAACTCAGCGGTGTGCGGATTTCGTGACTTGTATTTGCCAAAAACTGGTTTTTTAGTTGATTTGTGCGCTCCAGTTCTTGATTAGAGCTAGCTAACGTTTGAGACTGTTGTTGGCAAGATTGTATTTTCCTCAACTGTTCCAGAGTTACAGCAAACTGCTGGGAAGCCCGTGTGATTAATTCGGCTCTTTGATCTGGTGATGCTTTAATTAAGTCGCAATCAGACCGGAGGGACGCCACAGGGATAATCAGCCAGCCCAACAAGCCACCAGCATGATCGACTAATCGCCAAGCAATCGGTGGATGTTGGTTTTCCAGATGCTGCAAATCCTCCACTGCTATTACCTCTTGCAATCTCAAACTTAGCTGTTTACCTGTTTTTAGGTTCACTTCTAGGAATGAATCTTGACAGATGCGGGATGGGAAGCGGGAAAGATAGCAAACCCGACCAACTCTTTCTTCTGCTTGAACCAGAACCATCGCCACCCTACTGGTGTTCAAAGCACTTTGGAGAGCGTTTACCAAAATTTGGCAAACTTCTGCCTCTGTGCCTTCTGGCTGTGGCACTGTTGTACAAACAGAAAGCAGGTAATCATTAAGGTGACTTTGCAACTGGTTCAAACTGCTCTCCAGCCACAACTCAGCGCGAAGTTGCTGGATTTTTTTCAAAAGTGTCGGGGTTGCATCTATCTGTGAGTTCTGTTCTGGTAAGCTTGAATACTGCTGCATGGTCAACTAGACCGCTGAACAAATTTCGTTTCGCACAAAAAAGTGCGAACTGGATTCTATGTATATTAGCGCACAATTATTTGCTATTTGTAAATCATAACCTATAGTGTCGAATGTGACCCAGATCTCAAAAAATTGTGTATGAAATCACCAGCCTAAAATTCTTCATAATAATTTCACAATATGGATGCACAATTCGCTCAATTAATTGTTAATGGAATCGCTGTGGGCAGCATTATTGCTCTAGCAGCAGTTGGACTTACCCTAACTTATGGGATTTTACGGTTGTCTAATTTTGCCCACGGTGACTTTCTGACTTTGGGAGCCTATCTGACCCTGTTCCTAAATACGATGGGGGTCAATATTTGGCTATCAATGATTCTGGCGACTTTGGGAACCGTAGCAGCAATGTTATTGTCCGAAAAGTTGCTGTGGTCAAAAATGCGCTCTATCCGGGCTAATTCTACGACCCTAATTATTATCTCTATTGGACTTGCCTTGTTCCTTCGCAATGGCATTATCTTGATCTGGGGCGGTAAGAACCAAAACTATGATCTACCCGTTACCCCAGCGTTAGACTTCGGGGGCTTAAAAGTGCCACAAAATCAACTGTTGGTACTGGGGTTAGCAGTGTTGGCAATTGTGGGGCTACACTACCTACTGCAAAATACCAAAATTGGCAAAGCCATGCGAGCAGTTGCTGATGATTTGGACTTGGCTAGAATTTCAGGTATTAATGTTGACCAAGTTATCTTCTGGACTTGGTTAATTGCTGGCACGCTCACATCCTTGGGAGGTAGCATGTACGGGTTAATTACCGCTGTCCGCCCGAACATGGGCTGGTTCTTAGTTTTACCATTATTTGCCTCCGTGATTGTCGGCGGGATTGGTAATCCTTACGGTGCGATCGCCGCAGCTTTCATA
The Gloeotrichia echinulata CP02 DNA segment above includes these coding regions:
- a CDS encoding SGNH/GDSL hydrolase family protein; amino-acid sequence: MRDLYLLAASLLTGWAIPASTLPHLSIILPENSRIQSNFQQVSQLTIGERIISPVDISLSQLSNQALQPLKPLPVSRASLLNPSAKISSRVLVSGSQLYYQRLAALKTGQIYKRVDDDSLQSLWESGKKSQLTYEDWKNLLALEAKALAQGQGANHLSILVGDSLSMWFPKEKLPAGKIWLNQGISGDTSNGIFKRLVAFSATRPDVIYIMAGINDLRKGTTDEVILRNHRQIMRRLRQTHPKAEIIIQSILPTRLPTIPNRRIRHLNAQLAVIAKEEGANYLNIHNWFTDFEGNLRFDLTTDGLHLSPEGYDVWRAALEQMELKLTKR
- a CDS encoding DUF4864 domain-containing protein, with translation MKVTHSDLIAIRSVIERQLQAFQQDDSVRAFAFASPEIQVQFRSPENFLQMVKLGYPAVYRPRSVLFEEITTIQGFVTQPVLLLAPDGVPVRGLYLMEKQPDATWKINGCFLVPVEAEII
- the larE gene encoding ATP-dependent sacrificial sulfur transferase LarE, which codes for MMLTEKLEGLKALFGEMEQALIAYSGGVDSTLVAKIAYDVLGDRALAVTAVSPSLLPEELEDATIQAATIGIPHKIVETHEMENPNYTSNPVNRCYFCKSELHDTLKPLAMELGYPYVVDGVNADDLHDYRPGIQAASERGARSPLAEIGVSKAEVRELSQQLGLPWWDKPAQPCLSSRFPYGEEITIAKLQRVGRAEIFLRKLGVKNLRVRSVGDTARIELPPEQIKDFVLMTDLTSVVSAFQNLGFIYVTLDLEGYRSGKLNQVLNQEVLTQPNPQIK
- the hrmK gene encoding hybrid histidine kinase/response regulator HrmK, which encodes MQQYSSLPEQNSQIDATPTLLKKIQQLRAELWLESSLNQLQSHLNDYLLSVCTTVPQPEGTEAEVCQILVNALQSALNTSRVAMVLVQAEERVGRVCYLSRFPSRICQDSFLEVNLKTGKQLSLRLQEVIAVEDLQHLENQHPPIAWRLVDHAGGLLGWLIIPVASLRSDCDLIKASPDQRAELITRASQQFAVTLEQLRKIQSCQQQSQTLASSNQELERTNQLKNQFLANTSHEIRTPLSSIIGFTHLLLAQGYDPAKERHQEYLNIIQSSGKHLLALINDILDLSKIEANQLEVQWETVNVPALCRNVLALVKEKAANKGLKLLLDIDPNVTNLVADPLRLKQMLLNLLFNALKFTNTGTVGLKVFGIGEFVHFTVWDTGAGISKEDQAQLFQPYFQIANPHTSREEGTGLGLAVTLKLAQIHGGYVEVESEIDRGSKFIIVLPLTPMAAVGENEPDQSDGEATPSSSSSPVPITPSSSREILLLEDDVPNAKMMEVYLGRLGYQVTLVENAAKMWEVLTKLVPAVILIDVHLPDENGLDLVQQLRENQQYRMIPIIAQTAMAMKGDREICLAAGVNDYICKPIDLPLLGNLLAKYSQPVT
- a CDS encoding branched-chain amino acid ABC transporter permease; protein product: MDAQFAQLIVNGIAVGSIIALAAVGLTLTYGILRLSNFAHGDFLTLGAYLTLFLNTMGVNIWLSMILATLGTVAAMLLSEKLLWSKMRSIRANSTTLIIISIGLALFLRNGIILIWGGKNQNYDLPVTPALDFGGLKVPQNQLLVLGLAVLAIVGLHYLLQNTKIGKAMRAVADDLDLARISGINVDQVIFWTWLIAGTLTSLGGSMYGLITAVRPNMGWFLVLPLFASVIVGGIGNPYGAIAAAFIIGIVQEISTPWLGSQYKQGIALLIMILVLLIRPKGLFKGTI